CGACCATCTCGATCCTGGCATGGAAATCCGCATCGCTGTGCACAATCACGGCATTCCTTGGCAGTGGCCTGACGATGTGGAAAAAGAAGCCAATGCACTGGCCGATACCGTTTTAGCAAAAGACAAAAAACATCGCGTGGATTTGCGCCACTTGCCTTTAGTCACCATTGATGGCGAAGACGCGCGCGATTTTGACGATGCCGTGTATTGCGAAGCACGCAAAGGTGGCGGTTGGACGCTGTATGTTGCCATCGCCGATGTTTCGCATTATGTGACACCGAACAGCCCGCTCGATCGCGAAGCCACTCATCGCGCCACCTCGGTGTATTTTCCTGGCAGTGTTGTACCCATGTTGCCGGAGAAATTATCGAATGGTCTATGTTCGTTAAATCCGCATGTCGATCGTCTGTGCATGGTGTGTGAGATGAAAATTAGCGCGGCAGGTCGCGTATCCAGCTTTCAATTTTATGAAGGCTTGATGCATTCGCAGGCGCGCTTCACTTACACCACCGTCGCCAACATTATTGCCGAGCAAGCCGATAGCAACAGCGCCACACGGCAACAGCACGCTGATTTGGTGCCGCACATCGATCAACTCTATCTTCTATATAAAGCATTGCATGCTGCGCGCGATGTACGCGGCGCGATGGATTTTGACACCCAAGAAACGCGCATCCTGTTCAGTGCCGATAAAAAAATTGAGCGTATTATTCCCGTGGTACGCAATGAAGCGCACAAACTGATAGAAGAATGTATGTTGGCTGCCAACACCTGTGCGGCGGCGCTGTTGGAAAAACAAAAAATACCTGCTTTGTTTCGCGTGCACGAAGGCCCCAGCGAAGAGAAACTCAAAAATCTGCGCGCGTTTCTCGGCGGCTTAGGCCTCTCACTCAGCGGCGGCGAAAAACCTACACCAAAGGATTATCAAGCCCTACTCGGTGCCGTTGCCGAGCGCAACGATGCACATTTGATTCAAACCATGCTGCTGCGCTCCATGAGCCAAGCCGTGTACCAGCCGGATAACATCGGGCATTTTGGCCTCGGCTACCCCAGCTACACACACTTCACTTCGCCGATACGACGCTATCCTGATTTGTTGGTTCATCGCGCTATTCGCTATCTCATTCGCAATCAGCGCGAATTAAAAACCGTGCGCTGCGTTGAAACCGCTCCCGCACTGCCGCAGAAAAAAATCTACCCGTATGACGATGCCGCCATGGATGCATTCGGCGCGCAATGTTCCTCCTGCGAACGCCGCGCTGACGAAGCCTCGCGCGATGTGGTCGCTTGGCTCAAATGCGAATACCTACTGGAGCATGTGGGCGACAGTTTTGAGGGCGTCATCAACGCCGTCACCAATTTTGGTTTATTTGTCGAACTCAAAGACATTTATATAGAAGGATTGGTGCATGTCACCATGCTCAAACGCGACTACTACCGCTTTGATGCCGCTAATCAGCGATTGATCGGCGAGCGCGGTGGCGACATTTATCGCTTGGGCGACAGCGTGAAGGTGCGCGTTATCCGCGTCGATCTTGACGACAGGAAAATTGATTTGGAAATGCTAGAGAAAACGGCTGGCGCGACTAAACGAAGCAAAAAAGAACTCAAGAAAGGCAGCAAGAAATCATGAGCCAACACGAATGGGTACACGGCATCCACAGCGTTACCTCTATCCTAAAATCACAACCGCAGCGCTTACTGCGCATTCATGTGCAGCAAGGCCGCCAAGACGAGCGTGTGCAAAAAATCATTGATGCCGCACAGCGCAACAACATCGAAATCATCCACACACCGCGCAAACAGCTGGACAAACTGTGCGCAGGCAATCACCAAGGCATCATTGCTGAGTGTCAACAAGGTGAGCAGTACGACGAAGATTTTTTACTCACCTTAGTTGAGCAACACGGCAAAAAATTGCTGCTATTGGTTTTAGACGGCGTAACCGACCCCCACAACCTCGGCGCTTGCATCCGCACCGCAGAAGCCGCTGGCGCACATGCGGTGGTGGTGCCGCGCGACAACTCTGCCGGCATGAACAGCACCGTGCGCAAAGTCGCAGCAGGTGCAGCCGATTACTTACCGCTGGTGGTAGTCACCAATTTGGCGCGCACACTCAAACAGCTACAGCAAGCGGGCGTTTGGATCATTGGCACCGCAGGCGAAGCCACGGCCTCACTCTACGAAACAAAATTGTCTCTGCCGATGGCCTTGGTCATGGGAGCAGAAGGCGGCGGCATGCGTCGCCTGACCAAAGAACACTGCGATGAATTGGTGTCCATTCCCATGCAAGGCGAAACCAGCAGCTTGAATGTCTCGGTAGCAACAGGTGTGTGTCTATTTGAGACGCTACGACAGAATCCAAAATAACATGCAACGATTAATCAAATATTTCTATGCAAAACCCATCCGACTTTTGCATGCAACTATTCTTCTGTGCCTTGTTGCTTTTTTGGCTATCAAACTACCTGGATTTTTATTCAAGATGGAGATGTTTGCAAAAATCGTGGCAGACCCAGACCACAGAATGTCGCAAGACGACAAACACTTCAGCGGCATCAACAGCGACAATATTCGCTCGCACCACGAAGCTAGCAACATCAAAGACAGTGATTTCAATATCATTTTTTAGGCGACTCCTTTACCTACGGATTTCTTCTCAATCCAACGCAAGCGCCACCAACACAACTAGAAATGATTCTGCGAGAAAAATATCGCCGCAATGACATCAATGTCATCAACTTTGGCTGGACATCCAGTTCTCCCATTCTAGATCTAAGGCTATTGCAGGATATTGGAAAAAAATACAAACCAGATCTGATACTACTAACGCTGGACATGTCCGACTATCGCGATGAATGGTTTTATAAATCCACTTTGCAACAACGAGGGTTTTACCGCTATGTCGTGCGCTATCCGCGGTTTTGTTTTGTACTCAAGGAGCTGCTAGGGGCGATTGAGCCAATAGTTGACTGGCACACAAAGCTGTTTGGTTACTCCGGTGCGGGCGGCTATTTTGTGGCGCGTCAGCCAATGGAAGAATCTCTCAACCTGTTTGATGATATTTACGCCACGCTGTTACAGATGAATAGCTATATTAACGACCAGTTTGATGTGCCATTTATTGTGTTTATCCCGCCGCGCCATTGGCAATACACTGATAAGGAAGCCCCTGAGTCTTGGGAGAATGGCAGTTTTGACACACTGGGGCCTTACGCACTGGAAAACTATCGCTATTTCTCCAGCAAACAGGCAGAAACGCCGTTCCCCACTTTTACGCTACTGGACGAATTCAGATCAACGGATCGGTTCCCGCTAAATTTCCGCGTCGATTCACACTGGAATAAAACCGGAGCACATTTTTATGCAGAAAAAGTCTCCGAAAAAATAGCTCCCATATTAAACAGCAAGCTATCTCCTCTGCTTCAATAGTTCGTCATCTTGCTTTAGAAGAAAGTACGCTTAAAAATATTGTGCGAATAAGCCACTTTCTGCACATAATTTACCGTTTCAGGAAACGGCGGAATACCGTTGTGCTTAATCACATTATTTTCGCCCGCGTTGTAAGCAGCGAGCACAAACGGCGTGTTATTGGGAAATAGTGTTTTGAGGTAAGCCAAGTGCCGCACACCCGCTTCAATATTTCTTTGTGGGTTATAAATTTGCTGCATGCCGAGAGAATATTGCGCTGCCGTGCCTGGCATCAACTGCATCAAACCACGAGCACCGGCGCGCGACACGGCCTCAGGATCAAAATTTGACTCCACTTGAATAACCGCTTTCACCAAGGCCGGCTCAACGCCATATTTTAATGCTGCAATGCGAATATGCGAATCAAACTCGGAAGAATTTACCCATTTCCTTTTGTAGGGTTTACCAGCTTTGGCCCAAGTTGGTAAGTCTGCAGCTGTCCAACCCTTGCGCCCCATAAACTTACTGACGCCTTCTACATTTTCATCTTGCCCGAGCAATTTGTAGCCGTATTCGTTGCGCGGAATATTGGTCACCATTTTTTCGCCGTGTGGGCCGCGATACACATAAAACGCCGCATCCGCCCATGAGGTACACAGCAACGCCGTCGTCAAAAATAACGAACGCACCCACATGGTGTTATGGTGAGAAACAACTGCTTTCTGCTGTCTATTTGTTATCTGCATCGCATGCCTTTTCTTCATGGCGTTATTTGTCTGCATGGTAGGATGTTTGCCCATAAAACAGGGGGCAATCAACCAGATGTCAAACCTTGAGCAGGCCACCGGCCTTATTCTTACCGGCTTTGGACGCTATTTTCAATGCTTTCAGCTGATGACGCAGGGCGCTCGTGGGCTCTTTGAAAAAGCCCAATGGGTAGAGGCACAGGAAGTTTCCAGGCAACGCATTGATTTATATAAAGAAATTGTCGTTGAAATCACCGAGGAGCTGCAACAACAGCTAGGCACAGCCTGTGCCGACAGCCAGTTCTGGCGCACGCTCAAACCCGTGTTTCGCAACCATATCGAGACACTCGATAACCGCGAGCTACTAGAAACCTTCTATAACTCCGTGTGCTGTTACCTGTTTGGTCATGTGCGCATCGACGACAAAATGATGTTTGTCACAGGAGATGCCGGCACACTTCCCAACCAAACTGACGACAGCTTGGTTAATCACTACTCCATTGGCAACAGTGTGCGCGCACTGATTTATCGCATCCTCGCCGATTACCAACTCAATATCGCAATGGAAGATATTGAGCGCGATGTGCGCAATATCGTGCTAGCTATCAAAGAGCGCGTACTGCCCAACATGCCCGCAGCACGCGACGGCATCACGGTTGAATTACTGAAGTCAATTTTTATCGCAACAAAGGTGCTTACTTAGTCGGACGCATTTACAGCAGCGACCGCCAAATGCCGTTTGTCATTCCACTGATCAACAATGAACGCGGCGCGATCTATGTCGACACCTCTATTTTTGATGCTGATGATGTCAGTATCATTTTTTCTTTTACGCGCTCGTATTTCATGGTGGACACACCCATTCCAGGGCAGATTGTCGCGTTCTTGAAGCAACTGATGCCCAACAAAGAAATTTCTGAGCTTTACAACGCTATCGGACAAAATAAACACGGCAAAACCGAGTTCTATCGCAGCTTTCTGGAGCACCTACAACACTCTGATGATCAATTCATCATTGCCCCTGGCATTAAAGGCATGGTGATGTCGGTATTTACGCTACCCTCTTATGGCATTGTGTTCAAAATCATTAAAGATCGTTTTGATCCTCCCAAAGAGATGAGCCATGAAACCGTGCGCGAAAAATACCGTCTCGTATCGCGACATGACCGCGTAGGCCGCATGGCAGACACACAAGAGTTCAGCCACTTTCGCTTTCCACTTCAGCGCTTTTCAAAAGAACTACTCGACGAACTAAAAACCGTCGCTGCCTCGCAACTGACTTTTGAGGGCGACGAACTGGTGATACGCCACCTGTACACCGAAAGGAAAATGACGCCGCTAAACCTCTATTTGAATAGTGCAACAGACGAGCAAATTGAAGAAGCGATGGATGAATACGGCAATGCCATCAAACAAATTGCCGCCGCCAATATTTTCCCCGGCGACATGCTGTTAAAAAACTTTGGGGTTACTCGTCATGGCCGCGTTGTTTTTTATGACTACGATGAAATTTGTTTCTTAACAGAATGCGTATTTCGTGAAATCCCAGAACCGCAGACCGAAGAGCAAGAAATGGCATCTACACCTTGGTACACCGTGGGACCTTTTGATGTTTTTCCCGAAGAATTCCGCTTGTTTTTTACAGGAAACCCCAAGGCTAAACGCGCGTTTGAGAAATACCACAGCGATTTATACCATGTTGATTTTTGGCGTCAGATGCAAGATCGCATCAGCCACGGCAGCGTAGAAGATATTTTTCCTTATCGCCGTAAAAAGCGTTTTACGCGAGAATTATCATCGCCGCGTTTTGACAATATCGCCGCATTACCATAGCACGCAGCAACTCACCATGAAAACACTCGTACTGGCCTCCTCCTCACCGTACCGCAAAGCCCAGCTGGAAACACTGAGATTGCCCTTTGTGTGCGCCAGCCCCGACATCGACGAATTCGCACTGACAGGAGAATCCGCATCGATACTCGCTGCGCGCTTGGCCGCCGAAAAAGCGCAAGCGATTGCAGAAAAATTTCCTAACGCTTTTATTATCGGCGCCGACCAAACACTCGCCTTTGAAGATCAGATATTGGGAAAACCGGGCAGCTATGATGCTGCTGTACAGCAACTGAAAATACTCAGCGGCAAAACAGTGGTGCTGCACAGTGCACTTGCATTATTAGATGTCATCAACAACAAGCTGCAACAAGCAGTGATTCCAACCACGGTGCGCTACCGCACGCTCACTGACGAACAAATTGCATTTTATTTACAACAAGACAAACCCTTTGATTGCGCGGGCAGTTGCAAAAGTGAATCGTTAGGCATTGCACTATTAGAATCTGTGACCAGCAGCGATCACAGTGCATTAGTGGGGCTTCCGCTGATTGCACTCACCACTATGCTAAACAATGTGAATTTGTCGCCACTGCAGGCACAGACGACTAAAAACTAAAACCCGCCGCCTATCACATCAGGATAAGCGTGATGGCGATCAATGATGATGCGCGCCGCTTCATCAGCCGTATCCACCAACTGAATCAAATCTAAATCACCCTCACCTATACAGCCAGAAGCTAGCATCGTTTTACGCAGCCAATCCATCAAACCACCCCAATAATCGCGCCCCACCAGCACGATAGGATATTTGGAAACTTTTTTTGTCTGCACCAAAGTCAAGGCTTCAAATAATTCATCCATCGTGCCAAAACCACCCGGATAAATTGCAAAACCGACCGTATGTTTTACAAACATCATTTTTCGCACAAAAAAGTAACGAAAAGTCATGGTGGTTGTTTGATAGCGATTCGCCCCTTGCTCAAATGGCAACTCAATATTTAACCCGATAGAGCGCCCACCTTGCTGAAAAGCGCCGCGATTAGCCGCTTCCATAATGCCGGGGCCGCCACCGGTAATCACAGCTAAACCCGCCTCAGCTAACAACTGCCCGAGTCGACACGCATCTGCATAATATTCGTCAGATTCTTGTAGCCGAGCGCTGCCAAACACCGTCACCGCAGGTCCCAAGCCTGTTAAATGTTCTATGCCATCCACCAATTCCGCTTGAATGCGCATCACGCGCCAAGCTTCCACCATCTTTGCGCTATCCATCACTTACCCCGTTTGCAAAATTATTTGTAGGTTTTATTTTTTTATGGGCTGCACTTCAAATTGCTGCAGTGCGCGTCGATTGTCCAGCCCTAACGACCGCCAAAAAGCACAAGCCTCTTGTTTGCTGTTATTGGCAATTGACAATTTCCGATCAAACATCATTTGATTTTTTTGTTCTGCGTACAAAGGCCAAACCAACTGCTCCGCGCGATTCGGGTTGCCAGTATGCGCAAACTGTGACCAGTAATCCATCATAGCATTGGATAGTTTTAGTTCGTCGCCAGAAAAATAACTGCGAAACCAATTCATGGGAGCGTGAAAAACAAACTGCAACTCCGCACTGTGAAATGCGCCTAGCTTTCTCATCTCTGGCAACACAAACGCGGCATCTGGGTAGGTGAAGGTGTAAGCGTAAACAGGTGCCCACGGAGACAACCAATCCGAAACTTCATGGATATTGCAGGACATAAACTCGTCACCCTAAACAGCGGCCAGCGCCGCACCGGGATCCTCATATTTTTCTAAGGGATAACGCGCTTTTACTTTATCAATAATCGTTTGGTTATCACCCACCAAATAACGAATGCGTTTTTCGTAATCCTCTGCCTGCAAAGGTTTGAAGCGATATTCATGTGAAAACATAACCATCAAACTGCCTTCATCATCATTATTGCCATTGATAACCGGCACACGATTGAAGCGCCCCGATTGAAAACTTTGCTGAATACTCTCTGGGAGTATGTGCCCATCAGTCACCGGCCCCCACACACCGAAATCACCTTCGCCAAATACAAACGCAGGATCATTCGGCAGCGCCTGCAAAATTTCTTCCGGTTTTTTGTCGCGCAAACACTGCAATAAGTTTCCGCGACCTTCGCAGCCCGCGCGGATCGCCAACCATTCGCCCTGTTTTTCTGCGGCGGATAAATCCGCATTATTTTTTGTGCAAGGACCACTCTGGATAATTGCCTGCTTAAACAACCCAGCACTCACGGGCGAAGCCAAATGCGCGCAAACACTCATGCCTCCGGCTGATTCACCAAAAATCGTGACATTCTTGGAATCACCGCCGAAAGCGCCGATGTTGTCGCGCACCCAACGCAATGCAGCCTGCTGATCCATCAAACCGTAATTACCGGATACAGATTGATTGTTCGTTTTTTCTGATTCCGCTGACAGCGCTGGATGCGCCATAAACCCCAATGCGCCAACGCGGTATTGCAAGCTGACGACTACCACATCACCGCGTGCGGCCAAACGCTGCAAAGGCGTACCCTGCAAACCATCGCCACCGATAAATCCACCACCGTGAAACCACACCATCACCGGTTTAGGTTTTGCGGGTTTGATATCTGGTGTCGCAACATTTAAGTACAAACAATCTTCCTGACCGCGTTGCATATACAACATGGATTGAAAACACAGTGGCGGCGCGCTAGTAGTTTTGCGTACGCCTTCCCAGTTGGCATGCGGTTGCGGCGTTTTCCAGCGCAAGTCACCCACCGGTGGTGCTGCGTAAGGAATGCCATAAAACATATTCACATTTTCTTTGATGAAACCTTGCACATCACCTTGTGCGGTTTTAACGACAGGATCTTCCTGTTTTTCTGAGCAGCCTGCCAAATAACTACACACAACAACAAACACAGTAAAAAGCGCCGAGACATTTCTCTTCCTCATCAATAATGAGCAGCACCTTAACGCAGCCCTTGCCGCCGCCGCATTACTGTATATAATCACAAGCTGTATACATAAACAGAGATGCCGTCATGCAGGAATTAACCGCTCGCCAGCAGGAAATCCTCGATCTCATCCGCAGTCACATCGACGAAACCGGCTATCCACCCACGCGTGCCGAAATTGCCGAGCGCCTTGGCTTCAAATCCGCCAACGCCGCTGAAGAGCATTTGAAAGCGCTGGCACGCAAAGGCGCTATTGAGATGGTGGCAGGTGCATCGCGCGGCATTCGCCTGCCGGAACAGCAGCATCAGGGCATTCCCGTGGTGGGGCGCGTGGCCGCAGGCAACCCCATCCTCGCAGAGCAACACATTGAGGATTACTGCCAAATTCCCGCCAATTTTTTTCATCCCGCCGTGGATTATTTTCTGCAAGTGCGCGGCGACAGCATGAAAGATGTCGGCATCATGGACGGCGATTTGCTCGCCGTACACAGCACCACACAAGTACGCAACGGCCAAATTGTGGTGGCGCGCATTGATGATGAAGTGACGGTAAAACGCTATCAAAAAGGGCGCAGCGCGCACCAACTGACGCTGCTGCCAGAAAACAGCGACTACACACCGATCGAAGTGGATTTGCGTGAGCAGGCTTGCAGCATTGAAGGCATCAGCGTCGGTGTGATTCGACGCTGATTCGCAACACGACCACCGCAACTATTGCAGTTGATACGAAGCTGACAATCCCATTTTTTCTGCAATCGCCGCACCCGCACTGGCGCCTAAT
The DNA window shown above is from Cellvibrionales bacterium and carries:
- the rnr gene encoding ribonuclease R, with protein sequence MKKTKKSSAPPAAGKAKTVRDPHHRREAEKYSNPIPSREFILSILENSKGPMDHPALCTALKIRDEEQIEALRRRLGAMCRDGQLLQNRRDGFVPAHKANLVKGQVLAHRDGFGFLRPEDGGKDLFLSAREMHKVFDGDTVLASPCSIDKRGRVEAHIVEVLQHAHQQLAGKLIEENGVLFVKPDSTRIAMQILIPSQHRNGAKNGQMVIVDIERYPDNHHMATGRITEVLGDHLDPGMEIRIAVHNHGIPWQWPDDVEKEANALADTVLAKDKKHRVDLRHLPLVTIDGEDARDFDDAVYCEARKGGGWTLYVAIADVSHYVTPNSPLDREATHRATSVYFPGSVVPMLPEKLSNGLCSLNPHVDRLCMVCEMKISAAGRVSSFQFYEGLMHSQARFTYTTVANIIAEQADSNSATRQQHADLVPHIDQLYLLYKALHAARDVRGAMDFDTQETRILFSADKKIERIIPVVRNEAHKLIEECMLAANTCAAALLEKQKIPALFRVHEGPSEEKLKNLRAFLGGLGLSLSGGEKPTPKDYQALLGAVAERNDAHLIQTMLLRSMSQAVYQPDNIGHFGLGYPSYTHFTSPIRRYPDLLVHRAIRYLIRNQRELKTVRCVETAPALPQKKIYPYDDAAMDAFGAQCSSCERRADEASRDVVAWLKCEYLLEHVGDSFEGVINAVTNFGLFVELKDIYIEGLVHVTMLKRDYYRFDAANQRLIGERGGDIYRLGDSVKVRVIRVDLDDRKIDLEMLEKTAGATKRSKKELKKGSKKS
- the rlmB gene encoding 23S rRNA (guanosine(2251)-2'-O)-methyltransferase RlmB, coding for MSQHEWVHGIHSVTSILKSQPQRLLRIHVQQGRQDERVQKIIDAAQRNNIEIIHTPRKQLDKLCAGNHQGIIAECQQGEQYDEDFLLTLVEQHGKKLLLLVLDGVTDPHNLGACIRTAEAAGAHAVVVPRDNSAGMNSTVRKVAAGAADYLPLVVVTNLARTLKQLQQAGVWIIGTAGEATASLYETKLSLPMALVMGAEGGGMRRLTKEHCDELVSIPMQGETSSLNVSVATGVCLFETLRQNPK
- a CDS encoding lytic transglycosylase domain-containing protein — its product is MWVRSLFLTTALLCTSWADAAFYVYRGPHGEKMVTNIPRNEYGYKLLGQDENVEGVSKFMGRKGWTAADLPTWAKAGKPYKRKWVNSSEFDSHIRIAALKYGVEPALVKAVIQVESNFDPEAVSRAGARGLMQLMPGTAAQYSLGMQQIYNPQRNIEAGVRHLAYLKTLFPNNTPFVLAAYNAGENNVIKHNGIPPFPETVNYVQKVAYSHNIFKRTFF
- the maf gene encoding septum formation protein Maf: MKTLVLASSSPYRKAQLETLRLPFVCASPDIDEFALTGESASILAARLAAEKAQAIAEKFPNAFIIGADQTLAFEDQILGKPGSYDAAVQQLKILSGKTVVLHSALALLDVINNKLQQAVIPTTVRYRTLTDEQIAFYLQQDKPFDCAGSCKSESLGIALLESVTSSDHSALVGLPLIALTTMLNNVNLSPLQAQTTKN
- a CDS encoding TIGR00730 family Rossman fold protein, translating into MDSAKMVEAWRVMRIQAELVDGIEHLTGLGPAVTVFGSARLQESDEYYADACRLGQLLAEAGLAVITGGGPGIMEAANRGAFQQGGRSIGLNIELPFEQGANRYQTTTMTFRYFFVRKMMFVKHTVGFAIYPGGFGTMDELFEALTLVQTKKVSKYPIVLVGRDYWGGLMDWLRKTMLASGCIGEGDLDLIQLVDTADEAARIIIDRHHAYPDVIGGGF
- a CDS encoding carboxylesterase family protein, which produces MSCNIHEVSDWLSPWAPVYAYTFTYPDAAFVLPEMRKLGAFHSAELQFVFHAPMNWFRSYFSGDELKLSNAMMDYWSQFAHTGNPNRAEQLVWPLYAEQKNQMMFDRKLSIANNSKQEACAFWRSLGLDNRRALQQFEVQPIKK
- a CDS encoding carboxylesterase family protein; amino-acid sequence: MFVVVCSYLAGCSEKQEDPVVKTAQGDVQGFIKENVNMFYGIPYAAPPVGDLRWKTPQPHANWEGVRKTTSAPPLCFQSMLYMQRGQEDCLYLNVATPDIKPAKPKPVMVWFHGGGFIGGDGLQGTPLQRLAARGDVVVVSLQYRVGALGFMAHPALSAESEKTNNQSVSGNYGLMDQQAALRWVRDNIGAFGGDSKNVTIFGESAGGMSVCAHLASPVSAGLFKQAIIQSGPCTKNNADLSAAEKQGEWLAIRAGCEGRGNLLQCLRDKKPEEILQALPNDPAFVFGEGDFGVWGPVTDGHILPESIQQSFQSGRFNRVPVINGNNDDEGSLMVMFSHEYRFKPLQAEDYEKRIRYLVGDNQTIIDKVKARYPLEKYEDPGAALAAV
- the lexA gene encoding repressor LexA, translating into MQELTARQQEILDLIRSHIDETGYPPTRAEIAERLGFKSANAAEEHLKALARKGAIEMVAGASRGIRLPEQQHQGIPVVGRVAAGNPILAEQHIEDYCQIPANFFHPAVDYFLQVRGDSMKDVGIMDGDLLAVHSTTQVRNGQIVVARIDDEVTVKRYQKGRSAHQLTLLPENSDYTPIEVDLREQACSIEGISVGVIRR